The stretch of DNA CGACCAGACAGGAGCGGAGGTTCCAGGAGTCCGGTCGGTAGCGGGTGCGCGGGGAGCGGTGCCCGCCGAGCCACAGTCCGGCCAGGGCGGCGGCGACCCCGGCGAGCAGCACCGGCAGGCCGTAGGTGCCGCCCTCGGCGGTGAGCAGCCCGTACGTCCCGGCGCAGACGCCCAGCAGACCGCCGAGCGTGAGCACGGCGGTGGTCCGGCGGACGGCGGGCGCGACCTCGGCGGTACGGCCGTAGCCGCGGGCGTCCATCGCGGCGGCGAGGGCGACGGAACGCTCCAGCGCGCCCTCCAGGACCGGCAGTCCGACCTGCACCAGGCCGCGGACACCCCGGTCGGGGCGGCCCCGCAGCCGGCGGGCGGCCCGCAGGCGACGCCCGTCGGCGACCAGGTGCGGGGCGAAGGTGAGCGCGACGACGACGGCGACCCCGGTCTCGTACAGGGCGCCGGGCAGGGACTTCAGCAGCCGGGCGGGCGCGGCGAGGGCGTTCGCGGCGCCGACGCAGACCAGCAGCGTGGCCAGCTTCAGCCCGTCGTACAGGGCGAAGACGACCGCCTCGGCCGTGACCCGGCCGCCCAGGCGGATGCCCTGCGCCCAGTGCGGCAGGGGGACTTCGGGAAGGGAGACGATCACGTGCGAGCCGGGAATGGGCGAGCCGAGCACGACGGCGAAGACGAGGCGGATGACGAGGACGGCGAGGGCGAGCCGGACGAAGGCGGTGTAGGACCGGGCGGACGGCGTGTTGGGGCGGCAGCTCACCACGACGTAGCCGGAGACCGCCAGCAGCAGGCCGAGCAGCAGGGGATTGGTGGTGCGGGTGGCCGCGGTGCCCAGGGCCAGCGCCCACAGCCACCAGGCGCCCGCGTGGACACCGGCGGAGCCGCGGGCGGGTGCGCCGCCGGAGCGGCCCGCCCGCCCGCGGTCCCGCACGGCGTCACGCATCCCTGCGCCGCCGCGCCTGCCAGACCGCCGCCGCGCCCAGTACGACCACCGCGGCACCACCGGCGAGGAGACCCACCGAGGGGCCCTCCTCGCGCGGCTCGTCCGCGGCGGGCTGCTCGCTCCCGCCCGCCGTCACCTGCTCGCCGCAGCCCTTCCGCGGATAGCCGGAGATCGCGCACAGCAGGGCGTTGGCGTCGTACCGCAGCG from Streptomyces sp. 6-11-2 encodes:
- a CDS encoding CbiQ family ECF transporter T component translates to MRDAVRDRGRAGRSGGAPARGSAGVHAGAWWLWALALGTAATRTTNPLLLGLLLAVSGYVVVSCRPNTPSARSYTAFVRLALAVLVIRLVFAVVLGSPIPGSHVIVSLPEVPLPHWAQGIRLGGRVTAEAVVFALYDGLKLATLLVCVGAANALAAPARLLKSLPGALYETGVAVVVALTFAPHLVADGRRLRAARRLRGRPDRGVRGLVQVGLPVLEGALERSVALAAAMDARGYGRTAEVAPAVRRTTAVLTLGGLLGVCAGTYGLLTAEGGTYGLPVLLAGVAAALAGLWLGGHRSPRTRYRPDSWNLRSCLVAGSGMLVAALLALAAARDPQALHPGVVPLVPPTLPLWPAAAVLLGLAPAFAVPASPAPKEPS